One Alnus glutinosa chromosome 3, dhAlnGlut1.1, whole genome shotgun sequence genomic region harbors:
- the LOC133864550 gene encoding nucleosome assembly protein 1;4 has protein sequence MSNNRNDNFDMSDLGSSLPAAAAALSAEDRAGLVNALKDKLQSLAAGHSDILESLSPKVRKRVEVLREIQIQHDELEAKFFEERAALEAKYQKFYEPLYTKRYEIVNGVVEVEGVANEAAADKEEDKAAEEKGVPDFWLTAMKTNEVLAEEISERDEGALNYLKDIKWCRIDNPKGFKLDFFFDPNPYFKNSVLTKTYHMIDDEEPILEKAIGTEIEWHPGKSLTQKILKKKPRKGSKNAKPITKTENCESFFNFFNPPQVPEDDEDLDEDTAEELQNQMEQDYEVGSTIRDKIIPHAVSWFTGEAVQGDEFEDIGDDDEEDDENDEDDEDEDDDDDDEDDDEEEEGKSRKKSSARPKKTGRAQAGEGQQGERPPECKQQ, from the exons ATGAGTAACAACAGAAACGACAACTTCGACATGTCCGATCTCGGCTCCTCCCTCCCCGCCGCCGCCGCCG CTCTTAGTGCGGAGGATCGTGCGGGTCTTGTTAATGCGCTCAAG GATAAGCTTCAGAGTTTGGCTGCTGGGCACTCGGATATCCTAGAATCTCTGTCACCCAAAGTAAGGAAGCGCGTGGAGGTTCTGAGAGAGATTCAG ATCCAACACGATGAGCTGGAGGCAAAGTTTTTTGAGGAGAGAGCGGCATTGGAAGCTAAATACCAGAAGTTTTATGAACCACTTTACACAAAG AGATATGAGATTGTGAATGGTGTAGTCGAAGTTGAAGGAGTTGCAAATGAAGCTGCTGCGGATAAAGAAGAGGACAAAGCTGCAGAAG AGAAAGGAGTGCCTGACTTCTGGCTTACAGCTATGAAGACTAACGAAGTATTAGCTGAGGAG ATCTCGGAGCGTGATGAAGGAGCTCTCAATTACCTCAAAGATATAAAGTGGTGCAGAATTGACAACCCAAAGGGTTTTAAGCTGGATTTCTTCTTTGATCCTAATCCTTATTTCAAGAATTCTGTCCTTACTAAAACATATCACATGATTGATGACGAGGAGCCTATATTAGAGAAAGCGATTGG GACGGAGATTGAATGGCATCCAGGGAAAAGCTTGACGCAGAAGATCCTGAAAAAGAAGCCAAGAAAGGGATCGAAGAATGCCAAGCCCATCACAAAAACTGAGAATTGTGAAAGCTTCTTTAACTTCTTTAACCCTCCACAGGTCCctgaggatgatgaggatcttgatgAAGATACT GCTGAAGAACTTCAAAATCAAATGGAGCAGGACTACGAGGTTGG ATCAACAATTCGGGATAAAATCATCCCTCATGCGGTGTCATGGTTTACGGGGGAGGCTGTACAGGGGGATGAGTTTGAGGATATAGGAGATGATGACGAAGAGGATGATGAGAATGATGAAGATGATGAGGATGaggacgacgacgacgacgatgaggatgatgacGAGGAAGAGGAAGGCAAGAGCAGGAAGAAG TCATCTGCTCGACCCAAG AAAACTGGAAGAGCACAAGCTGGGGAAGGTCAGCAAGGTGAGCGCCCTCCGGAGTGCAAGCAGCAGTAG
- the LOC133863445 gene encoding beta-fructofuranosidase, insoluble isoenzyme CWINV1-like, whose translation MGVFGNADPNGPMIYKGIYHLFYQYNPKGAVWGNIVWAHSTSTDLVNWTPHIPAIYPSQPSDINGCWSGSTTILPTGEPVILYTGINQQSQQVQNLAVPKNLSDPYLREWSKSPKNPLMAPTVSNQINASSFRDPTTAWLGPDRRWRVIVGSKRDRQGLAILYRSKDFVHWIKAQQPLHSAKDTGMWECPDFFPVPINAKFGVDTSVAGRHVKHVLKVSLDDTKHEYYTVGTYKLDKDIYIPDKGQVDSDSGLRYDYGKFYASKTFFDSSKKRRILWGWINESSSVDDDIKKGWSGVQAIPRTVWLDESGKQLVQWPVTEIERLRENQVHLTKQVLKGGSALEVSGVTSAQADVEISFGISDQLEKAEKLDPSWSNPQALCSEKGASVKGRLGPFGLLVLGSKGLQEQTAVFFRIFKGRDKYVVLMCSDQSRSSLNPDNDKTTYGAFLDVDPAREKLSLRSLIDHSIVESFGGEGKACITARVYPTLAIHDEAHLHVFNNGTQSVQITKFSAWSMKKALIS comes from the exons ATGGGTGTCTTTGGAAATGCAGATCCTAATG GACCAATGATCTACAAGGGAATTTACCATCTGTTCTACCAATACAATCCCAAAGGAGCGGTGTGGGGCAACATTGTCTGGGCCCACTCAACATCAACGGATTTGGTGAACTGGACACCGCATATTCCTGCCATCTACCCATCACAACCGTCGGACATCAACGGTTGCTGGTCGGGTTCCACCACAATCCTCCCCACCGGCGAACCGGTCATTCTCTACACCGGAATCAACCAACAGAGCCAGCAAGTCCAAAACTTGGCCGTGCCCAAGAACCTCTCCGACCCATACCTCAGGGAATGGAGCAAGTCACCCAAAAATCCGCTAATGGCGCCCACGGTGTCTAACCAAATCAATGCAAGCTCGTTTAGAGACCCGACCACCGCTTGGTTAGGCCCTGACCGGAGATGGAGAGTGATCGTCGGAAGCAAAAGGGACCGCCAGGGATTAGCTATTCTATACCGGAGCAAAGACTTCGTTCACTGGATCAAAGCCCAGCAACCACTTCACTCGGCAAAGGACACCGGAATGTGGGAGTGCCCCGATTTCTTCCCGGTTCCGATTAATGCCAAATTTGGTGTTGACACGTCAGTTGCCGGTCGGCATGTTAAACACGTGCTTAAGGTGAGCTTGGATGACACTAAACACGAATACTACACGGTCGGAACTTACAAACTGGACAAGGATATCTATATTCCCGACAAGGGACAGGTGGACAGCGATTCCGGCTTGAGATACGACTATGGGAAATTCTATGCTTCAAAAACTTTCTTCGACAGTTCGAAGAAGAGAAGAATCTTGTGGGGTTGGATTAACGAGTCCTCCAGTGTCGATGATGATATCAAGAAGGGATGGTCTGGAGTTCAG GCAATTCCAAGGACTGTTTGGCTGGATGAATCCGGGAAACAATTAGTGCAATGGCCCGTGACAGAGATTGAAAGGCTGCGTGAAAACCAAGTACACTTGACTAAGCAAGTGCTGAAGGGAGGATCAGCCCTTGAAGTTTCTGGTGTCACATCAGCGCAG GCTGACGTAGAGATTTCATTCGGAATAAGTGATCAGTTGGAGAAAGCAGAAAAGCTGGACCCAAGTTGGAGCAATCCACAAGCACTTTGTAGCGAAAAGGGTGCGTCGGTCAAGGGGCGGCTTGGACCATTTGGGCTGCTGGTTCTGGGTTCAAAGGGGCTGCAAGAGCAGACGGCAGTGTTCTTTAGAATCTTCAAAGGGCGAGACAAATATGTGGTGCTAATGTGCAGTGATCAAAGCAG GTCTTCTTTAAATCCTGATAATGATAAGACCACCTATGGGGCTTTTCTGGATGTCGACCCTGCTCGTGAGAAGCTGTCACTTAGAAGCTTG ATCGATCATTCTATTGTGGAGAGCTTTGGTGGAGAAGGAAAGGCTTGCATAACAGCTAGAGTTTATCCCACATTGGCAATTCATGATGAAGCCCACTTGCATGTTTTCAACAATGGCACTCAGAGTGTTCAAATCACAAAATTTAGTGCTTGGAGCATGAAGAAAGCCCTAATCAGTTGA